CAGGTAATAGCTGTGGGAAGGAGATTACTAGAGTGTATGAGGATTACAGTATTCTGAAAGCACTACATgtatatgacattttcaaagaactGATTCAGTGAATGTTACTGAAAACAGCAAAGAGGTCCAGTTCACACAACTCCACATGTAGGAAAAGGATGAGTGCTCTTTGCTGTAGACATTATGGTCTTTCTCATTAATGTTCTGCTTAAGTAGTAGGGAAAATGCTTAGTAAAAACGAAGTGAATGTGGGGAAGATAACTGTAGCCTGCTTTCCTCCCTATACAATAGTCATGATTGCCTAAGGAGAGCATAGGACTTTATCTCATTGTCATCATCTTTTCTGCCATTTCCTTCATCAGTTTTTACCGATAAATAcaacttctctttcctttcttggtACTCTTCTTTCTAGCAACATAGTTTTTCGTTTCTATCAGTCAGATTCCAATTGTGTATGTTATTCTCCACCAATGTTTTCTTCCCAGGCCATGGAGAAGTGTAAGGATGCAGGATTAGCCAAGTCCATTGGGGTGTCCAACTTTAACCGTAGGCAGTTGGAAATGATCCTAAACAAACCAGGCCTCAAGTATAAGCCTGTGTGCAACCAGGTGAGCTCCTTTATCTCTTTTCCTTTAGACTTTCTTTGCTTTCTGGATGTACTATTGACAGGTGTCTGTGTGTCCTTCCTACTTGTTCATCTTTCTGTTATGGAGCAAAAGGTGCTAAGAGCAGAGCCTTTATCCAGGGCTCTTGAACAGCTTGTATCTTTGCTTGGTAAAGCAAAACAATAATGAGGGGAGACCATGCTGTGGAAAGTGTTTAGAGAAGTCAAGGCTAACATTTGGAGATGAAGTCATTAGTCACACTTCAGAAGGAAGATCCACTTATCCCTGAGATACTAATGATGGCCATAGACTGAGTCAACAAAGGATCAGTGAAAAGTACAGTAATACTGGTAGTAGATGAAATCCATACTCAGAAAATTGTAGTAATAATTATAGTTGATCCAGTACCTGACAACATCTATTGTGTGCTGATTCTGTGACATGAGATAGTTTTCATAAATTACATATAAGAAAtgtgggctgggtggtggtgacacacacctttaatgccagtactcaggaggcagaggcagatggatctctgtgagtttaaggccagcctggtctacaaagtgagttccaggatagccaggactatacagagaaagcttgtcccagaaaaaaaaaggaaggaaggaaggaaggaaggaaggaaggaaggaaggaaggaaggaaggaaggaagggagagagagagagagagagagagagagagagagagagagagagagagagagagagtgtgttctCTGTTGAAAAATGTGACATGGATGTGTTGGGTACATAATGacatattattttcaaatataaatgtCAAAGAAATAATACAGAAGTAATATTTTTACAAATcacatttaaacttttaaaacatttgggATAATGATACAAATATCAGTGtgtctaaaacagtggttctcaactttcctaatgctctgatgctttaatacagttcctcatattgtggtgactcacaaccataaaattacttttgttgctgcttcataattTTGCTtctaattttgctagtgttatgaattgtaatataaatatctgatatgcaggatatctgatatgtgacccctgtgaaaggattatTCAACCCAAAGATATCACAACCCACAGTTAAGAATCACTAGTTTAAAATGATTAGTGTATACCATAGTCTATAATATAGGCAAGTGCAAGTGtctacacctacacacatgtgtttaatgttttgatgaacccattgaaaataaattatagaaataaCTATTCACTCTTACTACAGAACACATCTACTGCAAAATTAACTGTTCTCATCCATTACTATATAGTTAGAGTATTAGATCAAAGGAACTAAAAAACGAGTGGAGTTTTCAACTTTAGCTGAAGGCAGTTGGAGATAATAACAAATAAACTAGAACTCAAATAATCTAGCAACTAGTGATGTCAGATTTGATCATTTAGTAAAGCTAGCCATAGCGATAtctcttctttttaaaggtaaaattttttcctttatttgaaaTGCATTTCCTTCTCACATAATgtatcttgattacagtttcccctccttctactcctctaCATTTCTCCCTACgttccctcccatctggatccatccccattctatctctcattagaaaacaaaaaagcttctaagggataataataaaataaaataagatagaacaaaactaacacatcagaatatgACACAACAAATTACCAGAAGGAAAACAgcccaagaaaaagcacaagaagcaGAACCCCGCTGTTTACACACTCAGAAATCCATACAAAccactaaactggaagtcataatatatatgcaaagatcCTGTGGGGTATATATtttatctatagatagatagatagataatagatgatagatgaatagattagatagatgatagatagataggtaggtaggtagacagacagacagacagacagacagacagacagatagatagatagatagatagatagatagatagatagacagatagatgcataattttttaaaaacatgacattatgagaaaGGAAACTCCAAAGATGACAACTAAATTTGCTTTCTaagggcatgcagcctacccttaagagtagtttgtttccccagtgagaatACTTTGGAAGAAACTAAGTTTTTacttgcaagtggttatcaattagagATTGATTCTGTGTTAGGGATGGGGCTTCTGTCCACTTCTTTCCGCTCTAGGACACCATCTGGTACAGCCTTGCACAGGCCCTGTGCAAGCTGCCTCAAACTTTGTAAATTCATATGCATATTGATCCAATTGATTTAGAGGGcattgttttcttagtgtcctccatcccaGCTGGCTCTTATGCTCTTTGCACTTGCTCTTCCACAAGAGTCCCTAAGCCCTGGGGcaagggatttgatagagatatCCCCTCTAGGGATAGgtgtcccaaggtctctcactgtctgtACAATGCCTGACTGTGGgtatctgtatttgttcccatctactgcaagaaaaaGCTACTCTAATGATGGCTGATAAGGCACTAATAATGAgaatgtcattttattgctatgttcttttggTAGAACAGTATCATTTGGCTTTACCCTAGGTCCCtagactatctagtctcaggttgtGTACCAACCAAATAATGCCAGGTATGGGTTCAATCTCACTGAGTGagacttaagtcaaatcagatattgatttgttattcccacaagctttgtgccaccattgcactagcatatcttacaggcaggaaaCCACTAAAGAACAAAGAGATTGCACCTGTGTTGgtgtttatcttttttgtttggtggCATACAGAGTATcctcctgtaccaaagatgctagaacataGGAATGAAGGCTCAGTGAATTGcataggtgttgtcttcaacaatggggccttgctgtcagtttgtgaaaggcaatttatagccttggcaacagcctgggttgtttgggaattcCTATGgcacccctttggccaacaattcaattagatgtaacccaacaCCAGTAGTGGGAGCTTCATTTGGTGTCAAAAGATGGCTGGTTAAGACTCTGTCTCTCCgcttatttggtgatttcatttaggtcaccttcatatatatatatatttttttttttttttctgggaagtttctactgtattgggTTTCTTTTTGACCCtgcaaatggcccttaattttagctgctGCTCCCTgtaattctctctctcattaccctctcccctctgcctccccacttgatcctcctgttccaaCTTCCCATTGTCCATCCATAACTGTATActcagtttccctttcctaaCAATATCTGTCTGTACCCTCTGCTCCCAtactctatacctaacttctGTGGATCTATGGCTTGTACCTTGGTTTTCATTGacttaatatccacatataagtgaatacatatcatatgtgtctttctggatctgggttaccttgctcagaatgatttttttttctagtcccacccatttgcctgcaaatttcattatttcattcttttttgacAGCTGAGTTAATACTCGgtcatgtaaatgtaccacatttttttaaatctacttttctgttgagggacatctaggttgtttccaatttctgactattTGCATAGAAAgactgagcaagtgtctctgtgatagGAGGAagtatcctttggatatatgcccatgagtggtagagctggatctTGACATAGATTGATTTTCATCTTCCTGAGAACCACCactctgatttccatagtgactgtgcaagttttcattcccaccagcaatggataagtgttcctcttactccatgtcctcaccagcatgagccaTCACTTTGTTGATCTTAACaatcctgacaggtgtaagatgaaatctcaaagtagttttgatttgcatttccctgatgactaagaaaaCTGAACATATCTttgtgtttcttggccatttaagtttcctcttctgagaactgtgtttagatctataccccatttttaattgggtttttttcttgatttctagctttttgagtctATCTTTGTTAATTGTGTGAATGTGTTTTCAAAGTTGACCATTCTGAATTGGACAAGCAGTAAAGGAGCTCATCCCAGGGAGGCTaattctcctcttcccagaagtattggctgtctgtagttctttgtctagggatgaAACCTGTGAAATTTCCCCCTTTGATGTTAACATATATAACAATATTGCTATTCACTCTTCTTTCTTGATATATTAGTGTAAAAAGAATTTGGATATAAAGTCCAAACAAATTTACTGACTTTAAGAAAAGCTGcattttgatttctttcctttaattGTCAATACTGTAAGAAAGGAATTAATATAATAACCACCATCATTAGAGGACAAtacttttctgttctctctctctgtctctgtctctgtctctctctctttctgtgtgtgtgtgtgtgtgtgtgtgtgtgtgtgtgtgtgtgtgtgtgcccctccctccttcccatcctttctgtacttactttattcttttaattCAGAAACTAACTCAATGTCACTGGTAAAATTTCTAacaacttcctgttctctttcagACATTACCTCAATTGAATATTTGATCAAACCCTTGCTTTCCTCTACTCTTCAATATTCAAAGCTCTACAGATTCGTGGAATTTGTTATGTCTCCCATAGTAAAAATGGGTGTTTAGCCTCCAAGATCTGGCCTGCAGGGTTACTGAATCTCAAGAATGTTACTTTTTTAACTTCCCAAGATAGatattaaatttatttgaaaaaaccATGACATGGTATTGATGATATTCTCAATTCAAATTTCATGCTaatattgattatttttattcagCTTCCTTTCCTTTAATATCTCTTTAATATTACTAAGGGATTTCATGGAATTTTATATGTTCCTATTCTGTTTATATACAGGTAGAATGTCATCTTTATCTCAACCAGAGCAAGCTGCTGGATTACTGCAAAATGAATGACATCATTCTGGTTGCCTATGGTGCACTGGGAACTCAGAGATATAAAACTTGGTAATAAGAACAGCAGAAGTCATCTATAAGTCACAATTGTTAACATTCTGGACTCTCGTGGCTATTTTCATTTGTATTCAACCCTGGCAACAAATTTCTGGGATTTGTCTTTCCTTCTAGTGTTAATGAGGATACTCCAGTTCTCTTGGATGACCCAGTTCTTTGTGCCATAGCAAGGAAGTACAAGCGGACACCCGCCCTGATTGCCCTTCGATACCAACTGCAGCGTGGAATTGTGGTCCTAGCCAAGAGCTTCAATGAGGAGAGAATCCGAGAGAACATGCAGGTGAAGAGGAAGCCAGACGCCAGGGCTCATAAGCTGCATCCTTCATATATGCCACatctttcattttcaattttagaATTTTCTAATGTACAATAAGTTTAATAAATTAAGCAGTACATCTCTTACCTAAATTTGTCagcttttaatttattgatattgTATTTTTTCTCTATAACACTGTTTTAGAGTAACACCAATAAGTGATGGACCCAGGTGTTAAAATTTTAACAGTTAGTGATCATCTTTTTTCATGATAAAACTGATTGGAATTATCTACAATGAGTTATCTTCCAGCCAGCTTCTGAGTCCTTTGACCAGGAATCATTAATGATTGGGCAATTCCTACTTTAAGTAatattgaaaatgattttttttctcattctaatTCTTCATGGGTAGGACATACAAATGCAACTGTATCCATGAAAATTTCTGAAGCATATTTTCAAAACTGTCTCTGCACTTCTCTGGATCTTTCACATCATGACATTATTTCTTCTGAATCAAGTCAGCTTTCCTTCTTCTCCAGATTCCTTTGAAATCTTTGTCTGTTGTATTACATGTTATGTATGATGAtgtatttccatttaattttttaatctggTTTTCAGTGTTTTGCTTGATGACTTTAAAAATTGGAGGCAACTCCTCAGATTGTCTCAGATTGACAAATATtcttcataaatatatatttaaaatagtatcTCTTCCTCTATAACAGGTTTTTGATTTCCAATTGGCTTCAGATCACATGAAAATCCTCGATGGCTTGAACAGAAATTTTCGGTACTTTCCTGCTGATATGTAAGTAACTTTCATAACTTTTATAATTTTTGATGGTTCTCCACTTATTTTCTAAGGAGAGCATATTAATAGCATGTCTGTCAAAAGTTTCCTCACTTTGAGGAAGTCAAAGAACAGTTAGAGTCAGAGAAGACACAGATTTCTAGAATTCTCTTTCTAGGCTCAGACAGAGTTTTACTCTTGGACACAGCAAAAGGGAGTGGATACAAGGTCACCTTGATCTGATGCACTGGATGCAGGGTCACCTTGATCTGATGCAACTTTCTGTCTTGTATCAGTTGCATGGAATGTGCTGGGTCAGCCAACATCATTGCTGAGTCTATATCCTTCCTGCAGATTTTTTTATTCCATCTATATTCTATGGATATAAATTCTGGGTATTTCAATGtcacattttcaaatattatAATGATCAATTTACAATGTCATCTCAAAAATCTGCTCAGGTTCTTACAGACCAAAGGCAAGTCCATCATCTCTGTGGTACGGGTCAATAGCTCTCACCCCTCTTCATATGCAATTGCTTATTGAACCTTGCTAGTTTAATGGCTTTAATAATGTCAAACCTCTTATTTCCCTTACACTCTATGTGTGTTCAGGACTCAGAGAAACATTTTTCTCAAGAATTTCTCGATTGTTATTGTAAATAAAACACTATTTTACTCAACGGACTATCATTACTCTCCTTATGCTATCTACAAGTCTATATAATTTACAAAAAGATGCATAATATAAAAGAAGTTAAGCAAGAACTTGCTTCTTGTGTGAAAATTTATTCATAATTAATTCAAATTAAGCACTATAATGTATGGAAGGTATTAGAATGCACAATTGCATGTAATCCAAAATTGTAAAGTGGGTTATTACCTATATTAACAAAATATTGCTAATATTTTAATAGtattgagaaaaataatgaagtgAGCACACTTATTCAAAGAGATGGAAATAATGGCAAGCAATCAGTAAATTTTGCTCctattaaaatgataaattagggttgaggatttagctcaatggtagaatgcttacctagcaagcgcaaggccctgggttaggtcctcagctccggaaaatgaataaataaataaaatgatacatcATTTTATCACTTTCATGCTACTATAGAGCAAATTCCTTGGACATGGAATTTCAGTCCCATAAATGAAATTCCTTCTAGTTCTGGATAACATAGCATACCCTGTATCATAAGCAGCTAGTGAATAATTAATGATTGAAGACAACTGACACTAAGTGCTATCAGTTACTTTATCATTTAAGAGTAGTTTCTAACTTTTTACTACTTTTTAAtttggtgtatatgtgtgcatgcacataccacGCATAtgaagttcagaggacaacttgcaggagttgattctgTGCTGCTACCATGTGGGTCGCAGGGATCTAACTCAAGTCACCTGGGATgacagcaaacacttttaccgGCTGAACCATCTCGCTGTTCCCCAAAAGTATTCATTATTGTCAAATACATAACTGGACTTGCCCAactcaaaacaaggcaaaatcaGTTTCTGCTTTGTTGAAAATTTACAGTAAAAAGAAATGGTCATCTTTTTGCATTATAGAAAGATGTATATATTTGAATGATTGGCTCCGGGTTCTCTATGTGTTAAGTTCCAAGGAAAATATATTTGAACAGCTCATTTGTTCTTCCTTAGCTCTATTACAAAGTACTGTTTCTAAAAATAAGAACACATGTCATACAGCTTCTCAGAAAATCAAGTTTTCCACTTGAGCCTCAGTGGCATAGCTCTAGAAACCTTACACTAAAACAGTCATCAGACACATTGTGCATTGTTCTTTCTCATTGCAGGTTTAATGCTCACCCCAGCTTCCCATTCTTTGATGAGTATTAACATGGAGGCCTTTGCTATGAGCTCTGTTAGAAGCTCGTGTGTGCGATGCTGGACTCTCATATACCAATAGCTGAATACATCACCTTCAATCCATGCTGCTTAGAAACTCACCCTCAGTTTGAGCTATGTCTGTACACCAGGAAGCAAAAGTACTAAATTTTGGCCCTTTTCtatgaataaaaatatcttaCTTCAGTCTCACCTACTCCTGTGTATAGACCTTGAATGTTTTACCTCCTCCTACCCCATTAAGCCCTCAAACTGATTAATCTGGATATTTGTGCACAACACAGTGTTTAAGAGATAAGAGCTATTTTATTGACATTTCTAGAGTAGGTATGGATAGGTTTCTTACCCTATAGGGAAGTAGCAATTAGGAGGGTTTTATCAATAAGTGTTTCTCTTGATCTTCAAACAAGAAAATATACATGTGATCTGGTAAAGCAAGATAAACATGAGAAGAGCAGCCAACATCCCTGGAAGCTCAAAGATTGGAGCTCCAAGAAGCTGGAGAATGCAGTCTCTGTAGAAGGCTTTTAAGGGCGCCAAGAGGGGAGTCAGTCTGCAAAGGTCGTGAGTTCCTTGGGATATAAACAGATCCACTGAATCACAGGATGGAATTTGCAGATGAGAGATGGAATTCCAACTAAACTCTGGTGTGTTCTGATTCCAATCCATACAAAGGTACCATACAAGAACTCCCTTCTGTAGATACAACTCAAGCAATTCCCTTGTTTCTTCCAAGATACTTTAAGAGGCCTGTGTTTTCAAATTGCTTATGGATAAATGCTAATGATCTAGTGGCATGGCCTGGTATACcaaatatagatatataaagtataatatatatgtatatataacgtTATTACAAGGAATGCTGTAATGAGGAACCTGTCTGCAGTATCAGTATATTTGCTCATTTCATTTGGATTACATAGTCTCTCCTCATACAATACCAGATGATTATGTAATATCATAGCATACATTTTatcaaaaatttaatttatattatctAGATCAGAGTCCCACAGTCATAAACAAACCTACCATGACTTGCTGGTAATCTGAGCTGATTTTACTCCTTGTCAAAATATCCAGCAATGACTGTGCTCTTTTATGCTGGTTAATCTTTTCTAAAGATACTCTAGAACATAAAGATATCCAAGCTCTGGATAATTGGACCAGAAACAGAGGTCACCCTTGTTGACATTCTCTAGCCAAAACAGCCATTGGTATATATGTCTTTTGTAATGAAACTCAGCACTGGTGGCTTTCTCAGAGAAGGGATATTCTCCATGACTAGATGCAGTACTCTAAACAGTGAGTCAATTATATTTTCCCACTGTATCCCACATCAGATGTCAATGATAGGGTCAGGCTATGACCAGAGGATTCTTGCCTAGTCTACATGGCTTGCCTATAAGGACTTAATAATTAAGGGTTTCCTAAATCTAAATGGTACTGGGTAGCTGCAGATATTATAGACTCTCATCACCCCTCTCCCCTGAGTTTTATAAATTTGTGTCTCCAAATAAGGCATACAATGGAATTTTGACCTGTTTGATCACCCTCAAGAAGCATGTTTAATTGGAAGACACACCATATCTTTAAGAAAATACTTACTATATAGATGATAATCAAGCAGAGAATCCCATAAGTGGATCTCCCTCCTAACTCTGGCATTGGCCCTATTAAGTTCTAAATTTACAAACCATCATGTCTTCCCTTATAAGTTTTCAagcaatactttttaaaagtcccATGCTCACAAAGATGTTGTCTCTATGTAACACATCCACTTCCTCCCACtcccatttttaaaagtcattctaTCTTACAGAATAGATTATATAACCAAGGACAGATGGCATCATATGTCCCAATGTCAACACTGCTCGAAATTGGACCATTATAGGACCCCTTGCAAAGATATAATTCCACTTTGCTAGCATTAGTATCTTTGCAAGTGATCACATAGTTAATAAGCTTGAAGACCCACCTCCTCTGAGccattgaagaaaattaaaataattgcatCCAAGACAACACCAGAGCAAAGAGGAGAAACTTCATCTAGTAAATGCCAATCATATCAGGAAGTGATCAGGGAAAAAATTCTTAACACTTCTTCTGGAGCCCCCCGAACTACACCTCCATATTCATGGGGAGCCATGTGCTTATGTATAAGACCTCCTTCCTCCAGGGTTAGTACAGCTCCCATGGAAGAGAGCCTCCAAAACAAGAGGCAAGTGTGTCAAACGTTTTCaattaaaacagaaacacacaaattTGACAAAGAAATAAGTATGCCATATGATCTTATATTTGTCAAACATCATATTTGTCAGATGTTGATATGGAAGGCATCTCTTATCCCcgataggactgggaaaatacaGGAAACTTTACAGAGTCCAACAGCAAACACAAGGTTTTTAAGTTTCTTGAATGAATGATACAAAGAGAACAAACTCTTGACTTCTGAAAGTCAAAGACTGGAGGTCACAAGATAAAACCATCACAACAACATTTAGCTTTGACTTCCCACTGAATGGATGGAAGTGTTTTCAAATTGCAGGACCCTCCTATTCCTATCTTAATGACACAAGTAACATCACTACCTAACCGAAGACTGTTAAAAGGCCTTCACATAACTGTAGCTCAATCTGCAGTTCCATTGTCACATTATCCAGAACCTGGACACTTTTCCATAAGTGATGGATTTATTCCCCGGTTCCTGTCAAACTGGGGCACCTTGTTGTGCTCTCAGGTGCAGGACATCATTGTTACTATCTTTGTAATATACTTATAGTACGCTTCATTGAAATGTGATACATATGTGTTGAACTTGATCTCACTCTATGCACTGTAAGTTTCCTCCCCATAGAGGTCTCAGCTGCCAGATCTCCTTGATCTGTATTCACTTCCCAGGTATACAACTGCCAACAATGGTCCTGATCTCCACCACGTGGATTGTATTAATCATGATGTTAATCTCTATGTAGTAACATTAACAAGACAGTCACTCACTTTTCTCACATAAACCCTGATTTGCCCAGAAATGTGTGGAAACTATACACATCTCTAGACCACACCCTGTAAGAAGCAGAGTGAGCATGAACTTTCCAGGTATGCCACATTCACCCACAGCTAGATAGTCTTAAGTTCACTGAACAGGGTTACTTTTTTCTTCCAGAAGGAAACCACAGTATTGGTGCTGGCCTACAGTGTTTTTCTACCGCCACCTAGTGGCGTGTCCACGCTTCCTACAATGGTGCTGTTCTCCATACTATAAACCTA
This sequence is a window from Peromyscus eremicus chromosome 5, PerEre_H2_v1, whole genome shotgun sequence. Protein-coding genes within it:
- the LOC131910497 gene encoding aldo-keto reductase family 1 member C18, coding for MDSTKVAIDVGFRHIDCSHFYQNEEEVGKAIRSKIEDGTVKREDIFYTSKLWSTSHRPELVRPSLESSLRKLNLDYVDLYLIHFPVSLKPGDDILPRDEHGNLILDTVDLCATWEAMEKCKDAGLAKSIGVSNFNRRQLEMILNKPGLKYKPVCNQVECHLYLNQSKLLDYCKMNDIILVAYGALGTQRYKTCVNEDTPVLLDDPVLCAIARKYKRTPALIALRYQLQRGIVVLAKSFNEERIRENMQVFDFQLASDHMKILDGLNRNFRYFPADMFNAHPSFPFFDEY